A genomic segment from Dietzia psychralcaliphila encodes:
- the glyA gene encoding serine hydroxymethyltransferase, producing MTDPNTDVFTASLSELDPEVAEAMAGELARQRDTLEMIASENFVPRSVLQAQGSVLTNKYAEGYPGRRYYGGCEHVDVVENLARDRAKEVFGAKYANVQPHAGAQANAAVLMALAKPGSKIMGLSLAHGGHLTHGMKLNFSGQLYEVAAYEVDPETMQVNMDTVREMALAEKPDVIIAGWSAYPRTLDFAKFREIADEVGATLWVDMAHFAGLVAAGLHPSPVPHADVVSTTVHKTLGGPRSGMILTNDLELFKKLNSAVFPGQQGGPLMHAIAAKATAMKIAGTEQFRERQQRTIEGAKILAERLMADDCRQAGVSVLTGGTDVHLVLVDLRESDLDGQQAEDLLHEVGITVNRNAVPFDPRPPMVTSGLRIGTPALATRGFGAEDFREVADIIGTALAAGTDADITALRGRVSALAAAKPLYEGLEDWTILG from the coding sequence ATGACCGACCCGAACACCGATGTGTTCACCGCCTCCCTGTCCGAGTTGGACCCGGAGGTGGCCGAGGCGATGGCCGGCGAGCTGGCGCGTCAGCGCGACACGTTGGAGATGATCGCGTCCGAGAACTTCGTGCCGCGCTCGGTGTTGCAGGCGCAGGGATCGGTGCTCACCAACAAGTACGCCGAGGGCTACCCGGGTCGGCGCTACTACGGCGGGTGCGAGCACGTCGACGTGGTGGAGAACCTGGCACGGGACCGCGCCAAGGAGGTGTTCGGCGCCAAGTACGCGAACGTGCAGCCGCACGCCGGTGCCCAGGCCAACGCCGCCGTGCTCATGGCGCTCGCGAAGCCGGGTTCGAAGATCATGGGCCTGTCCCTGGCCCACGGTGGTCACCTCACCCACGGGATGAAGCTCAACTTCTCAGGCCAGCTGTACGAGGTCGCCGCCTACGAGGTGGACCCGGAGACCATGCAGGTCAACATGGACACCGTCCGCGAGATGGCCCTCGCGGAGAAGCCGGATGTCATCATCGCCGGCTGGTCGGCCTACCCGCGGACCCTGGATTTCGCGAAGTTCCGCGAGATCGCCGACGAGGTCGGCGCCACGCTGTGGGTGGACATGGCGCACTTCGCCGGCCTGGTGGCCGCGGGACTGCACCCGAGCCCCGTTCCGCACGCCGACGTCGTGTCCACCACGGTCCACAAGACCCTGGGCGGGCCGCGTTCCGGCATGATCCTCACCAACGACCTCGAGCTGTTCAAGAAGCTCAATTCAGCGGTGTTCCCCGGTCAACAGGGCGGGCCGCTCATGCACGCGATCGCCGCCAAGGCCACCGCCATGAAGATCGCCGGCACCGAGCAGTTCCGCGAGCGGCAGCAGCGGACCATCGAGGGCGCCAAGATCCTCGCCGAGCGGCTCATGGCCGACGACTGCCGCCAGGCCGGCGTGTCCGTCCTCACCGGAGGGACCGACGTCCACCTGGTGCTGGTGGACCTGCGCGAGTCCGACCTCGACGGCCAGCAGGCCGAGGACCTCCTCCACGAGGTCGGCATCACCGTCAATCGCAACGCCGTGCCGTTCGACCCCCGTCCGCCGATGGTGACCTCCGGTCTGCGGATCGGTACGCCCGCGCTGGCCACCCGTGGTTTCGGGGCCGAGGACTTCCGCGAGGTCGCGGACATCATCGGCACCGCCCTCGCGGCGGGTACGGACGCCGACATCACCGCCCTGCGTGGACGCGTGTCCGCGCTGGCCGCGGCCAAGCCGCTGTACGAGGGCCTCGAGGACTGGACGATCCTGGGCTGA
- the coaA gene encoding type I pantothenate kinase yields MSRHAGDYTPYVEFDRRSWRRLRRAMPMVLTEQDLEGLRGLGEHLDLDEIAEIYLPLSRLIHLQVSARQRLFQSTNLFLGETVDAPMPFVIGVAGSVAVGKSTSARVLRALLTRWDSHPRVDLITTDGFLYPNRELQRRQLMHRKGYPESYDRRALLRFVTEVKSGAPVVRAPVYSHTKYDIVPDELIEVKRPDILIVEGLNVLQTGPRLMVSDLFDFSLYVDAKIEDIEKWYVERFLELRSTSFSNPNSHFAHYADLSDQAARLAAREIWTSINRPNLVENILPTRPRATLVLRKNSDHSIQRLRLRKI; encoded by the coding sequence GTGAGCAGACATGCCGGCGACTACACGCCGTACGTGGAGTTCGACCGCCGGAGTTGGCGTCGGTTGCGGCGAGCCATGCCGATGGTGCTCACCGAACAGGACCTCGAGGGACTGCGCGGCCTGGGCGAACACCTGGACCTGGACGAGATCGCGGAGATCTACCTGCCGCTCAGCCGGCTCATCCACCTCCAGGTATCGGCCCGCCAGCGCCTGTTCCAGTCCACCAACCTGTTCCTCGGCGAGACCGTGGACGCCCCCATGCCGTTCGTGATCGGGGTGGCCGGCTCGGTGGCGGTGGGCAAGTCCACCTCCGCCCGTGTGTTGCGCGCGCTGCTGACCCGCTGGGACTCCCACCCCCGGGTGGACCTCATCACCACCGACGGCTTCCTGTACCCCAACCGTGAACTCCAGCGGCGCCAGCTCATGCACCGCAAGGGCTACCCCGAGTCCTACGACCGGCGTGCGCTGTTGAGGTTCGTCACCGAGGTCAAATCGGGTGCCCCGGTCGTCCGCGCGCCCGTGTACTCGCACACCAAGTACGACATCGTCCCCGACGAGTTGATCGAGGTGAAGCGCCCGGACATCCTCATCGTCGAGGGACTGAACGTGCTGCAGACGGGCCCCCGCCTGATGGTCTCCGACCTGTTCGACTTCTCGCTCTACGTGGACGCGAAGATCGAGGACATCGAGAAGTGGTACGTCGAGCGGTTCCTGGAACTGCGCAGCACGTCGTTCTCCAACCCCAACTCACACTTCGCGCACTACGCCGACCTGTCCGACCAGGCGGCCCGGTTGGCGGCGCGTGAGATCTGGACCTCGATCAACCGGCCGAACCTCGTGGAGAACATCCTGCCCACCCGGCCGCGGGCGACGCTGGTGCTGCGGAAGAACTCCGATCACTCCATCCAGCGGCTGCGCCTGCGCAAGATCTGA
- a CDS encoding tocopherol cyclase family protein, with amino-acid sequence MTLLRRYRATGADLPFGDPLRAHGVDMEGYFLRVTDRERGRAVIALIGINRGPDGHWATLGLASDEVPPRAEAPRAVPPRAVPPRSEATGDTRPSGGSTSSSASPSLASPSSSMSSGAPTPSTPSGTSSSLRLAAAPEGWADPDRLGARSGDLFAYRQDGVTVDMGEGARLHVEITDPVAWPHRAVGGSSIFQSVPALNQYWHPWLLGGKARGWAELDGQRWEFVGADVYGEKNWGAEGFPDSWWWGQAQGFSEPDTCVAFAGGQIHSGPLRTEVTALVVRLPDGRVIRLGNPVVSPVRADVGDDVWALEGSGYGWKIRVTGRAPLGRAHVLPVPLPSEKRNSAGAIEHLSGELEVEVSRFGRHVWSDHSPQAALEHGGLDRAEAELRRRGVPVGETGAAPE; translated from the coding sequence ATGACACTTCTCCGGCGCTACCGGGCCACCGGTGCAGACCTGCCCTTCGGAGATCCGCTCCGCGCACACGGGGTGGACATGGAGGGGTACTTCCTCCGGGTGACCGATCGGGAGCGCGGGCGCGCGGTGATCGCGCTCATCGGGATCAACCGGGGGCCGGACGGGCACTGGGCGACGCTCGGCCTGGCCTCTGACGAGGTGCCGCCCAGGGCCGAGGCGCCCCGGGCCGTGCCACCGCGGGCCGTGCCGCCCCGGTCTGAGGCGACCGGAGACACCCGGCCGAGTGGCGGGTCCACCTCCTCGTCGGCATCACCGTCGTTGGCATCACCGTCGTCCTCGATGTCGTCGGGCGCACCGACGCCATCCACCCCGTCAGGCACGTCGTCTTCCCTACGCCTGGCCGCCGCTCCCGAAGGGTGGGCCGACCCCGACCGCCTGGGCGCCCGCTCCGGCGACCTGTTCGCGTACCGGCAGGACGGCGTCACCGTGGACATGGGCGAGGGGGCCCGCCTGCACGTGGAGATCACCGATCCCGTGGCGTGGCCGCACCGTGCGGTAGGCGGGTCGAGCATCTTCCAGTCCGTGCCCGCACTCAACCAGTACTGGCACCCGTGGCTGCTCGGCGGGAAGGCACGGGGCTGGGCCGAACTGGACGGTCAGCGCTGGGAGTTCGTCGGCGCCGACGTCTACGGCGAGAAGAACTGGGGCGCCGAGGGTTTCCCCGATTCCTGGTGGTGGGGGCAGGCGCAGGGCTTCTCCGAGCCGGACACGTGCGTGGCGTTCGCCGGTGGGCAGATCCACTCGGGTCCGCTGCGCACCGAGGTCACGGCCCTGGTGGTGCGGCTACCGGATGGTCGGGTGATCCGGCTGGGTAATCCCGTGGTGTCGCCGGTCCGCGCCGACGTCGGTGACGACGTGTGGGCGCTCGAGGGTAGTGGCTACGGCTGGAAGATCCGTGTGACCGGGCGGGCGCCGCTTGGCAGGGCGCACGTGCTGCCCGTGCCGTTGCCGTCGGAGAAGCGGAACTCGGCCGGCGCGATCGAGCACCTGTCCGGTGAGCTCGAGGTGGAGGTGAGCCGCTTCGGGCGCCACGTCTGGAGCGATCACAGCCCCCAGGCCGCGCTCGAGCACGGTGGCCTGGATCGTGCCGAGGCGGAGCTGCGGCGTCGCGGCGTGCCGGTGGGGGAGACGGGCGCCGCGCCTGAGTGA
- a CDS encoding PH domain-containing protein translates to MNSSPLGLRPPRNRVDPRCRHWWTAQVALWMVGPLVVAVVLGLVLFPWILLVAVGWAAATAVALVAVPRVRWAIHRWEATDTAVYSRSGLFWEEWRAAPLSRVQTVDKTRGPLQRKFGLATVVVTTASSSGAVRISALDAAQAEEMVDRLTLLAEDDQRDAT, encoded by the coding sequence GTGAACTCGTCACCTCTCGGACTCAGACCACCGCGCAACCGCGTCGACCCGCGGTGTCGGCACTGGTGGACCGCACAGGTCGCACTGTGGATGGTCGGCCCACTGGTCGTGGCGGTGGTTCTCGGCCTGGTCCTGTTCCCGTGGATACTCCTCGTGGCAGTGGGGTGGGCGGCCGCGACAGCCGTAGCACTCGTCGCTGTCCCGCGCGTCCGCTGGGCGATCCACCGGTGGGAGGCCACCGACACCGCGGTCTATAGCCGTAGTGGCCTGTTCTGGGAGGAGTGGAGGGCGGCGCCCCTGTCCCGGGTGCAGACCGTCGACAAGACCCGAGGGCCCCTGCAACGAAAGTTCGGGTTGGCCACCGTTGTCGTCACCACCGCGTCCTCGTCGGGAGCGGTCCGCATCAGCGCCCTCGACGCCGCGCAGGCGGAGGAGATGGTCGACCGGTTGACGCTGCTCGCCGAGGACGACCAGCGGGACGCGACATGA
- a CDS encoding PH domain-containing protein, whose amino-acid sequence MTTPGSHPVPAEPTPQSGTTDQTLTTEPTPEWLQLDPRTVAASTVVATGALAATAVPAGSGLLLGGVGLAWVLLWTIGGTILGAAATAVIETVRLAVTRYRVDPHRIERRVRFLSSSTTSLSTGRVRNVEISADLVQRRMGIATVRLASGETDGARLTLGALDREVAEDLRRHLLAERAATDTIELVRLDPGWVRYAPASVMTPLFGILGIGIVFQVADWFGAVPEMLEWIWGQIGELPIPVIAMGVLLLALVVGTVASVAVFVENWWNLRLDRHEDGSLELRRGLLVGRHTSFDGRRVRGVTLHEPPGFRLLGAARLDVVASGVGTGKDDDGKKKQSPALVPPSPRDVSAGAAETILGEPVPTVLRAHPPAARRRRLVRAVAVIVVVTVAALVPAVIWTWLWWVPVAALALSAVVAIWAALDNARGLGHEVTVGVVALRKGSLMRRTDILGREGILGWNIRRSPLQRRAGLATLVGTTAGGSGAFRLPDVGLGQAPELWRTAGPVWDHLAEPPG is encoded by the coding sequence ATGACCACGCCAGGGTCGCATCCGGTTCCCGCTGAGCCCACACCGCAGTCCGGGACAACAGACCAGACCCTGACAACAGAGCCCACGCCCGAGTGGCTGCAGCTCGACCCGCGGACCGTCGCCGCGAGCACCGTGGTCGCCACCGGGGCCCTGGCTGCCACCGCCGTCCCCGCGGGGTCAGGGCTCCTCCTCGGCGGGGTGGGGCTGGCGTGGGTACTGCTGTGGACCATCGGTGGCACGATCCTCGGTGCCGCGGCCACCGCGGTCATCGAGACCGTCCGACTGGCCGTGACCAGATATCGCGTGGACCCCCACCGGATCGAACGCCGTGTCCGCTTCCTCTCCAGTTCCACCACCAGCCTGTCGACCGGCCGCGTGCGCAACGTGGAGATCTCGGCGGACCTGGTGCAACGCCGGATGGGTATCGCCACTGTGAGGCTGGCCAGTGGTGAGACCGACGGGGCCCGACTCACGCTGGGCGCCCTCGATCGTGAGGTCGCCGAGGACCTGCGACGCCACCTGCTCGCCGAGCGGGCCGCCACCGACACCATCGAACTGGTGCGCCTCGACCCGGGCTGGGTCCGCTACGCCCCCGCGAGCGTCATGACCCCACTGTTCGGCATCCTGGGCATCGGCATCGTGTTCCAGGTCGCGGACTGGTTCGGGGCCGTCCCCGAGATGCTCGAGTGGATCTGGGGCCAGATCGGTGAGCTGCCCATCCCGGTGATCGCCATGGGGGTGCTCCTCCTCGCCCTGGTGGTGGGCACCGTCGCGTCGGTGGCGGTCTTCGTGGAGAACTGGTGGAACCTACGGCTCGACCGCCACGAGGACGGTTCGCTCGAGCTCCGCCGCGGACTGCTCGTGGGTCGGCACACCTCCTTCGACGGCCGCCGCGTACGCGGGGTGACACTGCACGAACCACCCGGATTCCGGCTCCTCGGGGCCGCACGGCTCGACGTGGTGGCCTCGGGGGTCGGGACCGGCAAGGACGACGACGGAAAGAAGAAGCAGAGCCCGGCGCTGGTGCCCCCGTCGCCCCGGGACGTGTCCGCCGGCGCGGCCGAGACGATCCTGGGCGAGCCCGTGCCCACGGTGCTCCGCGCCCATCCGCCCGCCGCGCGACGGCGCAGGCTCGTGCGGGCGGTCGCGGTCATCGTCGTCGTCACGGTGGCGGCTCTGGTGCCCGCAGTGATCTGGACGTGGCTCTGGTGGGTCCCGGTGGCCGCGCTCGCGCTCTCCGCGGTCGTGGCGATCTGGGCCGCGCTCGACAACGCCCGCGGGCTCGGTCACGAGGTCACCGTAGGGGTGGTGGCGCTGCGGAAGGGCTCACTGATGCGGCGCACCGACATCCTCGGCCGGGAGGGGATCCTCGGCTGGAACATCCGACGCTCGCCCCTGCAGCGGCGCGCCGGACTGGCGACGCTCGTGGGCACGACGGCCGGCGGGAGCGGCGCCTTCCGTCTGCCGGACGTGGGTCTCGGGCAGGCCCCCGAGCTGTGGCGCACCGCCGGACCGGTGTGGGACCACCTGGCCGAACCGCCTGGGTGA
- a CDS encoding MOSC domain-containing protein: MPAPSSPASGESVPESFTVQAVCVVEQLLTVPGRVGVTAIDKRPVEGPVQVREYGLHGDVQADREHHGGVWKAVYLLSDSDVEPWEPEFGGPIPPGYFGENLRVTGVDTSQLQIGTVLEVGEGTGRRAPLRLEVTTPRIPCQTFGDRVGKPRWVRRFTEAGRPGAYARVLHPGSVGAGDEIRVVTAPSHGVTIGRVFAGVDDDEVGRLLAEYSLTDLAPSLVRKLDPATDVRPADAD; the protein is encoded by the coding sequence ATGCCGGCCCCGAGCAGTCCCGCGTCCGGGGAGTCGGTGCCGGAGTCGTTCACCGTCCAGGCCGTCTGCGTGGTGGAACAGCTCCTCACCGTGCCCGGCCGCGTCGGGGTGACCGCGATCGACAAGCGCCCCGTCGAGGGCCCGGTGCAGGTCCGCGAGTACGGCCTGCACGGCGACGTCCAGGCCGATCGCGAACACCACGGCGGCGTGTGGAAGGCCGTGTATCTGCTCTCCGACTCCGACGTCGAACCGTGGGAGCCCGAGTTCGGCGGGCCCATCCCGCCCGGCTACTTCGGTGAGAACCTGCGCGTGACCGGCGTCGACACCTCGCAGCTGCAGATCGGCACGGTGCTCGAGGTGGGGGAGGGCACCGGGCGTCGCGCTCCTCTGCGCCTGGAGGTCACCACCCCGCGCATCCCGTGTCAGACGTTCGGCGACCGCGTCGGCAAACCCAGGTGGGTGCGCCGGTTCACCGAGGCGGGGCGGCCGGGCGCGTATGCGCGAGTGCTGCACCCGGGGTCGGTCGGCGCGGGAGACGAGATCCGGGTGGTCACCGCGCCCTCGCACGGCGTCACCATCGGGCGGGTGTTCGCCGGTGTCGACGACGACGAGGTCGGCCGCCTGCTGGCCGAGTACAGCCTCACCGACCTCGCACCGAGTCTGGTGCGCAAGCTCGACCCCGCCACGGACGTCCGGCCCGCCGACGCCGACTGA
- a CDS encoding isoprenyl transferase — translation MDASSPLYSLYESRLRSSLEGARLPRHIAVMADGNRRWAKEAGFADVAHGHRAGAVKIAEMLGWCDELGVDVATIYLLSTENLGRDAEELDELLQIIADVVDEITGPDKNWDVRIVGRLEVLPDWLAERLRHAERASTGRRGVKVNVAVGYGGRQEIADATRELVAQLIDEGRTGRELVDGITVEAIGEHLYTSGQPDPDLVIRTSGEQRLSGFLLWQSAYSEIWFTEAYWPAFRRVDFLRALRDYGARNRRFGH, via the coding sequence GTGGATGCCTCCTCCCCCCTGTACTCGCTGTACGAGTCGCGACTCCGATCGTCGCTCGAGGGTGCCCGGCTCCCACGGCATATCGCGGTGATGGCCGACGGCAACCGTCGTTGGGCCAAGGAGGCCGGGTTCGCGGACGTGGCGCACGGGCACCGGGCCGGGGCGGTCAAGATCGCCGAGATGCTGGGCTGGTGCGACGAGCTGGGCGTGGACGTGGCCACCATCTATCTGCTCAGTACAGAGAACCTCGGTCGCGATGCAGAGGAGCTGGACGAGCTGCTGCAGATCATCGCCGACGTGGTGGACGAGATCACCGGCCCGGACAAGAACTGGGACGTCCGGATAGTCGGGCGGCTCGAGGTGCTGCCGGACTGGCTGGCGGAACGGCTCCGCCACGCCGAGCGCGCGAGCACCGGGCGTCGGGGGGTCAAGGTCAATGTCGCCGTGGGCTACGGAGGCCGGCAGGAGATCGCCGACGCGACCCGCGAGCTCGTCGCCCAGCTGATCGACGAGGGCCGGACCGGGCGCGAACTGGTCGACGGCATCACCGTGGAGGCCATCGGCGAGCACCTCTACACCTCCGGCCAGCCCGATCCCGACCTGGTGATCCGTACCTCCGGCGAGCAGCGGCTCTCCGGCTTCCTGCTGTGGCAGAGCGCGTATTCCGAGATCTGGTTCACCGAGGCGTACTGGCCCGCGTTCCGCCGCGTGGACTTCCTCCGCGCACTGCGTGACTACGGTGCCCGCAACCGCAGGTTCGGCCACTGA
- a CDS encoding 3-deoxy-7-phosphoheptulonate synthase has product MTITAENPTQTADRRVLSYSALPTPNEILGEQPLGEAREALVERSRTEIADVLAGRDDRLLVVVGPCSVHDPEAALDYAGRLATLAEEVSEDLLIVMRVYFEKPRTTVGWKGLINDPALDGSYDIPRGLRTARKLLLDVLDLGLPVGCEFLEPTSPQYIADAVSWGAIGARTTESQVHRQLVSGLSMPVGFKNGTDGEVQVAVDGCRSAASRHVFFGTDAEGRASVVETAGNTDCHVILRGGSGGPNHDTGSVASAVASVAKVGLPGLVMVDASHANSGKSHERQAEVVSELAARIGAGEQGISGVMIESFIEAGAQSVEAAELVYGKSVTDACIDWDTTEDGVRALAAGVRGGRRAE; this is encoded by the coding sequence GTGACCATCACCGCCGAGAACCCCACCCAGACCGCCGACCGCCGCGTCCTGTCCTACTCCGCGCTACCGACCCCCAACGAGATCTTGGGCGAGCAACCGTTGGGCGAGGCCCGAGAGGCTCTGGTCGAGCGCAGTCGCACCGAGATCGCCGACGTGCTGGCCGGCCGCGACGACCGGTTGCTCGTGGTGGTGGGGCCCTGCTCGGTCCACGACCCCGAGGCCGCGCTCGACTACGCAGGTCGCCTCGCCACCCTCGCCGAGGAGGTCTCGGAGGACCTGCTGATCGTCATGCGTGTCTACTTCGAGAAGCCGCGCACCACTGTGGGGTGGAAGGGCCTGATCAACGACCCCGCGCTGGACGGCAGCTACGACATCCCGCGCGGACTGCGCACCGCCCGCAAGCTCCTGTTGGACGTGCTCGACCTGGGTCTGCCCGTGGGCTGCGAGTTCCTCGAGCCGACCAGCCCGCAGTACATCGCCGACGCCGTCTCCTGGGGCGCGATCGGGGCGCGGACCACAGAGAGCCAGGTGCACCGCCAGTTGGTCTCCGGACTGTCCATGCCGGTGGGCTTCAAGAACGGGACCGACGGCGAGGTGCAGGTCGCGGTGGACGGGTGTCGCTCCGCGGCGTCCCGGCACGTCTTCTTCGGCACCGACGCGGAGGGACGGGCCTCGGTGGTGGAGACGGCCGGCAACACGGACTGCCATGTGATCCTGCGCGGCGGCTCCGGCGGACCCAACCACGACACCGGGTCGGTCGCGTCTGCCGTCGCCTCCGTCGCCAAGGTCGGGCTGCCCGGTCTGGTCATGGTCGACGCCAGCCACGCCAACTCGGGCAAGTCACACGAGCGTCAGGCCGAGGTCGTGTCCGAGCTCGCCGCGCGGATCGGGGCGGGGGAGCAGGGGATCTCCGGGGTGATGATCGAGAGCTTCATCGAGGCCGGTGCCCAGTCCGTCGAGGCCGCGGAGCTGGTCTACGGAAAGTCGGTCACCGACGCCTGCATCGATTGGGATACCACCGAGGACGGCGTGCGCGCGCTCGCCGCAGGGGTGCGCGGCGGTCGGCGGGCTGAGTAA
- a CDS encoding DUF2784 domain-containing protein: MGYRLIADAAMVLHAAFLVYLVVGGFLAWRWRWAFWPHLATAAYGLGIATVGWDCPLTHVENWGRARAGQEMLPSSGFIDHYLTGVIYPAEHLFTAQLAVAVTVLVSWTGLAFLHWRSRALETEAPPS; this comes from the coding sequence ATGGGGTACCGGCTGATCGCGGACGCTGCGATGGTGCTCCACGCCGCCTTCCTCGTGTACCTGGTGGTGGGCGGTTTCCTCGCGTGGCGATGGCGATGGGCGTTCTGGCCGCACCTGGCCACCGCGGCTTACGGACTGGGGATCGCCACGGTGGGCTGGGACTGCCCGCTCACCCATGTGGAGAACTGGGGCCGCGCCCGCGCCGGACAGGAGATGCTGCCCTCGTCCGGGTTCATCGACCACTACCTCACCGGCGTGATCTACCCCGCCGAGCATCTGTTCACGGCGCAGCTCGCGGTGGCGGTTACCGTCCTGGTCTCGTGGACGGGCCTGGCGTTCCTGCACTGGCGATCCCGCGCACTCGAGACAGAGGCACCACCCTCCTGA
- a CDS encoding HNH endonuclease signature motif containing protein, producing the protein MTTTSSAAFGALRAVPEALDALGTEALSEVARSATLAQNLAAATRLQAAHLLVEAMRRLDREAHGPDPGRQPGDSGPADSRPAESRPAYARLDPADRARDHLTAAMSLTGWHAARLVTAGVQIHTRLPLLRKAVERGLLPEQLAIDTACRLAEIPDQIIAAVESEIVGALARDLDGGHRPSRTALDTAVDAARERHDPRSAEDAVGAAVEQRTVRFRPGRDGMTNMWATLPSGDAEKLRRRIEAAARAASEAGHPRTRDQLRADALCALGDPNTNDIGTALHDAENATDHADHADHVDCSGHADPAAAGTARPRPGASWGTEQPIRISIIDSIAQGLPNRVQFINGAYASFDWLCEELLSGGEAKVRFELIDPQPGVLDKPDAVLKYFITPALAERIRLRDGTCRHPGCTVDAHDCEIDHIIAFDHLRPEMGGPTAEWNLICLCRKHHREKTFGHCAYKPGPLGELTIITETGHEHRTTPHGPLAQARDRILDHRWRQHLDRLIADDGHLTNPPGAERTHLA; encoded by the coding sequence ATGACGACGACGAGCTCGGCGGCGTTCGGGGCGCTGCGCGCCGTGCCGGAGGCTCTCGACGCCCTGGGCACCGAGGCGTTGAGCGAGGTGGCGCGGTCGGCCACGCTGGCACAGAACCTGGCCGCGGCCACCCGGCTGCAGGCCGCGCACTTACTGGTCGAGGCGATGAGGCGGCTCGACAGGGAGGCGCATGGGCCGGACCCCGGTCGGCAGCCTGGCGATTCCGGCCCCGCTGATTCTCGTCCTGCCGAGTCTCGTCCTGCCTACGCGCGCCTGGACCCGGCCGATCGGGCTCGTGACCACCTGACCGCGGCCATGTCCCTGACCGGGTGGCACGCCGCGCGTCTGGTCACCGCCGGCGTGCAGATCCACACACGTCTTCCGCTTTTGCGCAAAGCCGTCGAGCGGGGCCTGCTACCCGAACAACTGGCCATCGACACCGCCTGCCGGCTGGCCGAGATCCCTGACCAGATCATCGCGGCAGTGGAATCGGAGATCGTCGGCGCCCTGGCCCGGGACCTGGACGGGGGCCACCGGCCCAGCCGCACAGCCCTGGACACCGCGGTCGACGCAGCGAGAGAACGCCACGATCCCCGGTCCGCCGAGGACGCAGTGGGCGCCGCCGTCGAACAGCGCACCGTCCGGTTCCGCCCCGGCCGCGACGGCATGACCAACATGTGGGCCACCCTGCCCAGCGGCGACGCCGAGAAGCTGCGCCGCCGCATCGAGGCCGCCGCCCGCGCCGCCTCCGAGGCAGGTCATCCCCGCACCCGCGACCAACTACGCGCCGACGCCCTGTGCGCGCTCGGGGACCCGAACACCAACGACATCGGCACGGCCCTGCACGACGCAGAGAACGCCACCGACCACGCCGACCACGCTGATCACGTTGACTGTTCAGGTCACGCCGACCCCGCCGCCGCCGGCACGGCCAGGCCGCGACCGGGTGCGTCGTGGGGCACCGAACAACCCATCCGGATCTCGATCATCGACAGCATCGCCCAGGGGCTGCCCAACCGCGTCCAGTTCATCAACGGCGCCTACGCCAGCTTCGACTGGCTGTGCGAGGAACTGCTCTCCGGCGGCGAGGCCAAGGTGCGGTTCGAACTGATCGACCCGCAGCCGGGCGTGCTGGATAAACCGGACGCGGTCCTCAAGTACTTCATCACCCCTGCGCTGGCCGAGCGGATCCGTCTCCGTGACGGGACCTGCCGCCACCCCGGATGCACCGTCGATGCCCACGACTGCGAAATTGACCACATCATCGCCTTCGACCACCTGCGCCCCGAGATGGGCGGACCCACCGCCGAGTGGAACCTGATCTGCCTCTGCCGCAAGCACCACCGCGAGAAGACCTTCGGCCACTGCGCCTACAAACCCGGACCCCTCGGCGAACTGACCATCATCACCGAGACCGGACACGAACACCGCACCACCCCACACGGGCCACTGGCCCAGGCACGCGACCGAATCCTCGACCACCGATGGCGACAACACCTCGACCGCCTCATCGCCGACGACGGCCACCTCACCAACCCACCAGGCGCCGAACGCACCCACCTCGCCTGA